A window from Candidatus Zixiibacteriota bacterium encodes these proteins:
- a CDS encoding phosphatidylglycerophosphatase A, with protein MKNFVIKLLASGFFTGYLKPFPGTWGTIPAWLIGWFLLKGDPSLTIGAAVLSSLLAIAVASLAEPIMGHDARRIVIDEWAGMFVSLLFVPYSLQMYIAAFVAFRAFDVVKLWPARQLEKLPGGLGVTMDDIAAGVHTTIFVQIAIYAVNRFA; from the coding sequence ATGAAGAACTTTGTGATCAAGCTCCTGGCGTCCGGATTCTTCACCGGCTACCTCAAACCATTCCCCGGCACCTGGGGCACGATTCCCGCCTGGCTGATCGGGTGGTTTCTGCTCAAAGGGGATCCGTCGCTCACTATAGGCGCCGCGGTTCTGTCCTCGCTGCTTGCCATCGCGGTGGCGTCGCTGGCGGAGCCGATTATGGGCCACGACGCCCGCCGGATTGTGATCGACGAGTGGGCCGGGATGTTTGTGTCGCTGCTGTTTGTGCCGTACTCTCTGCAGATGTATATCGCCGCGTTTGTGGCCTTTCGAGCTTTCGACGTAGTCAAACTCTGGCCCGCCCGCCAGCTCGAAAAGCTGCCTGGCGGCCTGGGAGTGACTATGGATGATATCGCCGCTGGGGTCCACACGACCATCTTCGTGCAGATTGCCATTTACGCCGTGAACCGATTCGCGTAG
- the pgsA gene encoding CDP-diacylglycerol--glycerol-3-phosphate 3-phosphatidyltransferase produces MNTPNLLTLIRIGLAPVFMFFFLVDNFYMRMIALGLFLVAALTDLADGYYARKMGVITGFGKFMDPLADKILVSSALISFIALGYASPLPVVLIVGREFSVTGLRLLAAYKGVVIPPTWMAKVKTFLQMTVVGTVMGYICLISSLEHFDHPARVWLQFDYRYYSGWLLWITAAVTVWTGVDYIVKYFHMIKSVLK; encoded by the coding sequence ATGAACACGCCCAACCTGCTCACCCTCATCCGCATAGGCCTGGCGCCAGTCTTCATGTTTTTCTTCCTGGTCGACAACTTCTACATGCGGATGATCGCCCTCGGGCTGTTTCTGGTGGCGGCTTTGACTGACCTGGCCGACGGTTACTACGCTCGCAAGATGGGTGTGATCACCGGGTTCGGCAAGTTTATGGACCCGCTGGCGGACAAAATCCTGGTGTCGTCGGCGCTGATCTCGTTTATCGCGCTCGGCTACGCCTCCCCGCTGCCGGTGGTGCTGATTGTCGGGCGTGAGTTCTCGGTCACCGGGCTGCGCCTTTTGGCCGCCTACAAGGGGGTGGTCATTCCCCCCACCTGGATGGCCAAAGTGAAGACCTTCCTCCAGATGACCGTAGTCGGCACGGTCATGGGATATATCTGCCTGATCAGCAGCCTCGAGCATTTCGACCATCCGGCGCGCGTGTGGCTTCAGTTCGACTATCGTTACTATTCCGGCTGGCTGCTCTGGATCACCGCGGCGGTGACGGTCTGGACCGGGGTGGACTATATCGTGAAATACTTCCACATGATCAAATCGGTACTCAAATAG
- the recA gene encoding recombinase RecA, with translation MAQSSSTAADRKKALSAALTQIERSFGKGSIMRLGDGTVLEVETIPTGSIGLDHALGVGGIPRGRVIEIFGPEASGKTTLALHMIAETQKLGGQAAFIDAEHALDAQYAHALGVNTEDLLVAQPDSGEQALDITETLVRSGAVDIIVIDSVAALTPRSEIEGEMGDAHMGLHARLMSQALRKLTAITSKSHTAIVFINQIRMKIGVMFGNPETTTGGNALKFYASLRLDIRRIAAIKDGQEVVGNRTRVRVVKNKVAPPFRECEFDIIYGRGVSRSGELLDMAVERNIIEKSGAWFSYEGARLGQGRENARQFIETNQQVFDEILAKVRAVPSAKPEAAGSRPADSEEGAEGEF, from the coding sequence ATGGCCCAGTCCTCATCAACCGCGGCCGACCGCAAAAAAGCGCTTTCCGCCGCGCTCACGCAAATCGAACGCTCCTTCGGCAAAGGCTCTATTATGCGTCTTGGCGACGGCACCGTGCTCGAAGTCGAGACTATCCCCACCGGCTCGATCGGGCTGGACCACGCCCTGGGCGTAGGCGGGATACCGCGCGGGCGGGTGATTGAGATTTTTGGCCCGGAAGCGTCGGGCAAGACCACGCTGGCGCTGCACATGATCGCCGAGACCCAGAAACTGGGCGGGCAGGCGGCGTTTATCGACGCCGAGCATGCGCTCGACGCGCAGTATGCCCATGCGCTGGGGGTCAACACCGAGGATCTGTTGGTGGCCCAGCCCGACAGCGGCGAGCAGGCACTCGATATCACCGAGACGCTGGTCCGTTCCGGTGCGGTCGATATTATCGTGATCGACTCGGTGGCGGCGTTGACGCCGCGCTCGGAGATCGAGGGTGAGATGGGCGACGCGCACATGGGGCTTCACGCCCGGCTAATGTCCCAGGCGCTGCGGAAACTGACCGCGATTACGTCCAAGTCGCACACGGCGATTGTCTTTATCAACCAGATCCGCATGAAGATCGGGGTGATGTTCGGCAACCCGGAGACTACCACCGGCGGCAACGCGCTGAAATTCTATGCGTCGCTGCGGCTTGATATCCGCCGTATCGCGGCTATCAAAGACGGCCAGGAAGTGGTCGGCAACCGAACCCGTGTGCGGGTGGTGAAGAACAAAGTGGCGCCGCCGTTCCGCGAGTGCGAGTTTGACATCATCTACGGCAGGGGTGTTTCGCGTTCGGGCGAACTGCTCGATATGGCGGTGGAGCGGAACATTATCGAGAAGTCCGGCGCCTGGTTCAGCTACGAGGGGGCGCGACTCGGCCAGGGACGGGAGAACGCGCGGCAGTTTATCGAGACCAATCAGCAGGTATTCGACGAGATTCTGGCGAAGGTGCGCGCGGTGCCGAGCGCAAAGCCGGAGGCGGCCGGCAGCCGCCCGGCGGACTCGGAGGAAGGCGCCGAAGGGGAGTTTTGA
- the thpR gene encoding RNA 2',3'-cyclic phosphodiesterase, whose amino-acid sequence MVRLFIALPLPHEVEIELDRLLAVFRPKGPDVKWVPAKNIHLTVKFLGDTDLKLVPRITTAINQVASHFQPFETKLDRVGGFPNLNRPRVIWVGGSAPLEGAAQMAREIDHRMHELRFEKEKRPFKAHLTLGRVREGRRVDDLAAYLDSFIPRPIPTKLDRLVLFKSTLTPQGSIYERLHEAMLGQAKSQE is encoded by the coding sequence ATGGTCCGACTTTTTATAGCCCTCCCGTTACCGCACGAGGTTGAGATCGAGCTTGACCGCTTGCTTGCTGTTTTTCGCCCCAAAGGACCCGATGTAAAGTGGGTGCCGGCGAAAAACATCCATCTGACGGTCAAGTTTCTTGGCGACACCGACCTGAAGCTGGTGCCGCGGATCACGACGGCGATTAACCAAGTGGCCTCTCACTTCCAACCGTTCGAAACGAAACTGGACCGGGTGGGCGGCTTCCCGAATCTGAATAGACCGCGAGTGATTTGGGTGGGAGGGTCTGCGCCGCTTGAAGGTGCCGCGCAGATGGCGCGGGAAATCGATCACAGGATGCATGAGCTACGATTTGAGAAAGAGAAGAGGCCGTTCAAAGCGCATCTGACCCTGGGGAGGGTGCGGGAGGGTCGCCGGGTGGATGATCTGGCGGCCTACCTGGATTCTTTTATACCGCGGCCGATTCCGACAAAGCTTGACCGTTTGGTGCTTTTCAAATCGACTCTGACACCTCAAGGGTCGATTTACGAGCGATTACACGAGGCGATGCTGGGGCAGGCAAAATCCCAAGAGTAG